One part of the Trichoplusia ni isolate ovarian cell line Hi5 chromosome 2, tn1, whole genome shotgun sequence genome encodes these proteins:
- the LOC113508474 gene encoding facilitated trehalose transporter Tret1-like isoform X2, translated as MAAISSLALFFGNLMSGYLMDRFGRRLSSLLLSATFVTGWLIIGFSNNVMQLILLGRFITGLCQGWLGPLGPVYVGEISAPVHRGLFLAALSLGIAVGVFMSHLFGTLFHWSLASLLCGFFPLIGGIILYYAPESPAWLASRNRIDECVISYQWYRGKSQEMKTELDKMLADIASKNRNLSKMQILSANIKKPEFLKPLGIMTVFFVITQLCGVNVICAYTTDMVEELLGSGSNSSYTYAAMLSIDVLRCVSLGAACLLLRRSGRRPLAVFSGVFTSLSLIALALYLYLFNTGVIKYLSPFISLGLMGFYIIVSNLGISPLPWNMVGELFAVETKGLCSGISVMMTSIAFFAVVKSAPAMFLSIGHHGTYLFYGISTFCGTVFLYFCLPETKDKTLLQIEEHFRYGKKKESKKDAANI; from the exons ATGG ctgcCATATCTTCTCTCGCTCTGTTCTTCGGTAACCTGATGTCTGGATATTTAATGGACAGGTTTGGAAGACGACTGTCCAGTTTATTACTATCAGCAACATTCGTCACTGGATGGCTGATCATCGGATTTTCAAACAACGTGATGCAGTTAATATTGTTAGGAAGATTCATCACGGGTCTGTGTCAAGGATGGCTTGGACCTCTAGGTCCGGTGTATGTGGGAGAAATAAGTGCCCCAGTTCATAGAGGACTGTTTCTTGCTGCCTTATCTTTGGGAATTGCCGTAGGAGTCTTTATGTCACATTTGTTTGGTACCTTATTCCACTGGAGCTTAGCTTCCTTGCTATGTGGATTCTTCCCCTTAATTGGTGGTATCATACTCTACTATGCTCCCGAATCGCCAGCGTGGTTGGCTTCCAGAAACAGAATCGACGAATGTGTTATCTCATATCAATGGTACAGAGGAAAAAGTCAAGAAATGAAAACAGAATTAGACAAGATGCTTGCTGATATAGCATCGAAGAACAGGAATTTGAGTAAAATGCAGATTCTATCAGCGAATATCAAAAAGCCAGAGTTCTTGAAACCTTTAGGTATTATGACAGTGTTCTTTGTAATAACGCAACTCTGTGGAGTGAACGTAATATGTGCGTATACCACGGATATGGTTGAAGAGCTTCTTGGTAGTGGATCCAACAGCTCTTACACTTACGCCGCTATGTTAAGTATAGATGTACTGCGATGTGTGTCTCTAGGAGCGGCTTGTTTATTACTCAGAAGATCAGGCAGAAGGCCATTAGCCGTATTCAGTGGTGTCTTCACATCATTGTCCCTGATCGCTTTAGCCTTGTACTTATATCTATTTAACACTGGTGTCATCAAATACTTGTCACCATTTATATCTCTAGGTTTAATGGGATTCTACATTATTGTATCTAACTTAGGTATATCTCCTCTACCATGGAATATGGTTGGTGAACTGTTTGCTGTTGAAACGAAGGGATTGTGTTCAGGTATCAGTGTAATGATGACATCTATTGCATTCTTCGCAGTAGTGAAATCAGCGCCCGCCATGTTCTTGAGTATAGGTCACCATGGAACTTATCTATTCTATGGTATTTCTACTTTCTGTGGCACTGTATTCTTGTACTTCTGCCTCCCTGAAACGAAAGACAAGACTTTACTGCAAATCGAGGAACACTTTAGGTACGGTAAGAAAAAGGAGAGCAAGAAAGATGCCGCTAACATTTAG